The following proteins come from a genomic window of Heyndrickxia acidicola:
- a CDS encoding acetoin utilization protein AcuC, whose product MKKDSVFIYSDDLLKYRFSGDHPFNQMRIKLTLDLLEQMGAINKDEIIEPRTAAEEELYLNHDYDFIQAVKKAGQGSLPEETAENYGLGTEDTPIFPHMHEASSLIVGGTLTAVDMVMEGQANHALHLGGGLHHGFRGKASGFCIYNDSAVAIKYLQEKYNARVLYIDTDAHHGDGVQWSFYDCDKVCTFSIHETGRYLFPGTGNVNEWGIGQGYGYSFNVPLDAFTEDESWLESYRAAIHEVAAFFKPDIIVTQNGADAHYYDPLTHLCATMNIYKEIPKVAHELAHKYCGGKWIAIGGGGYDIWRVVPRAWSLIWLEMTDRRCPKNLPAAWIQKWQSMSPYTLPDSWEDPADMYKPIPRKPEITEKNRQTVDKTIQFIRQNQGIKKNG is encoded by the coding sequence ATGAAAAAGGATTCTGTTTTTATCTATTCGGATGATCTATTAAAATATCGTTTTTCGGGTGACCACCCTTTTAATCAAATGAGGATCAAATTAACCCTGGATCTTTTAGAGCAAATGGGCGCAATTAATAAGGATGAAATCATAGAACCAAGAACGGCTGCAGAGGAAGAATTGTATTTAAATCACGATTATGATTTTATCCAGGCAGTTAAGAAGGCAGGGCAGGGAAGCCTTCCGGAAGAGACAGCAGAAAATTATGGACTTGGAACCGAGGACACTCCCATATTCCCCCATATGCATGAAGCTAGTTCCTTAATAGTGGGAGGAACACTTACAGCGGTTGATATGGTAATGGAAGGCCAGGCAAACCATGCACTTCATTTAGGGGGCGGGCTGCATCATGGTTTTAGAGGAAAAGCTTCAGGCTTTTGTATTTATAATGACAGTGCGGTAGCCATTAAATATCTTCAGGAAAAATACAATGCCCGGGTGCTTTATATTGATACAGATGCACATCACGGAGATGGTGTGCAATGGTCTTTTTATGATTGTGACAAGGTTTGTACATTTTCTATTCATGAAACCGGGAGATATCTTTTTCCAGGTACGGGGAATGTAAACGAGTGGGGAATCGGCCAAGGATATGGGTATTCATTCAATGTCCCATTGGATGCATTTACAGAGGATGAATCGTGGCTGGAAAGCTACAGAGCTGCTATCCATGAAGTGGCTGCTTTTTTTAAACCAGATATTATCGTGACACAAAATGGAGCGGACGCACACTATTACGATCCATTGACACACCTTTGTGCCACAATGAACATTTATAAAGAAATACCAAAAGTGGCGCACGAGCTTGCCCATAAATATTGCGGTGGAAAATGGATTGCCATCGGAGGCGGAGGTTATGATATTTGGAGAGTAGTTCCAAGAGCCTGGTCCCTCATATGGCTGGAAATGACCGATCGCCGCTGCCCAAAAAATCTGCCTGCAGCATGGATTCAAAAATGGCAGTCAATGTCTCCCTATACTCTTCCCGATTCATGGGAGGATCCGGCAGATATGTATAAACCCATACCGAGGAAACCGGAAATAACAGAAAAGAACCGACAGACCGTAGATAAAACGATCCAATTTATCAGACAAAACCAAGGCATAAAGAAGAATGGTTGA
- the ccpA gene encoding catabolite control protein A, whose amino-acid sequence MNITIYDVAREANVSMATVSRVVNGNPNVKPATRKKVNEVIDRLGYRPNAVARGLASKKTTTVGVIIPDISNIFFAELARGIEDIATMYKYNIILSNSDQNKEKELHLLNTMLGKQVDGIVFMGGHITDEHITEFERSPVPIVLAGSVEPSGKIPSVNIDYRKATYDATEMFISKGHKEIAFVVGPLHDPINHDQKLSGYKEALEKAGVSYNEDLVYEGDYTYDSGIEAWEKLRDLPNKPTAIVVGNDEMALGVVHGAQDDGVNIPNELEVITSDNTRLALMVRPQLTSVVQPLYDIGAVSMRLLTKFMNKEEVAETTVILPHRIEERRSTK is encoded by the coding sequence ATGAACATTACAATATATGACGTAGCACGGGAAGCCAATGTTTCAATGGCAACTGTATCCCGCGTAGTCAATGGAAACCCGAATGTTAAACCTGCAACACGAAAAAAAGTAAATGAAGTAATTGACAGGCTGGGTTATCGCCCAAATGCGGTTGCGCGTGGTCTTGCAAGTAAAAAAACCACTACTGTCGGTGTTATTATTCCTGATATTTCAAACATTTTCTTTGCAGAGCTGGCAAGGGGAATTGAAGATATCGCTACAATGTATAAATACAATATCATTTTAAGCAATTCAGATCAAAACAAAGAAAAAGAACTGCATTTATTGAACACCATGCTTGGCAAGCAGGTTGACGGCATTGTCTTTATGGGCGGCCATATTACGGACGAGCATATTACTGAATTCGAACGTTCACCTGTACCGATTGTACTGGCAGGATCTGTAGAACCAAGCGGCAAAATTCCATCTGTCAATATTGATTATCGCAAGGCTACTTACGATGCCACTGAAATGTTTATTTCAAAGGGACATAAAGAGATTGCCTTTGTTGTCGGACCTCTTCATGATCCAATAAACCATGATCAAAAGTTATCTGGATATAAAGAAGCATTGGAAAAAGCAGGTGTTTCCTATAATGAAGATCTTGTATATGAAGGTGACTATACATACGATTCAGGAATCGAAGCGTGGGAAAAATTGCGTGACCTGCCTAATAAACCTACTGCTATTGTGGTAGGAAACGATGAGATGGCCCTTGGTGTTGTCCATGGAGCTCAGGATGATGGGGTAAACATTCCGAATGAGCTTGAAGTCATTACGTCTGATAACACTCGTTTAGCTCTTATGGTTCGTCCACAGCTGACATCCGTTGTCCAGCCATTGTACGATATTGGTGCTGTCTCTATGCGTCTTTTGACAAAGTTTATGAACAAAGAAGAAGTTGCTGAAACTACGGTTATTCTGCCACACCGCATTGAAGAACGGCGTTCAACAAAATAA